The proteins below come from a single Miscanthus floridulus cultivar M001 chromosome 1, ASM1932011v1, whole genome shotgun sequence genomic window:
- the LOC136451221 gene encoding uncharacterized protein, with the protein MVIPNYTYLKLKMLGPNGIITVESMYEHAYDCDVECIEYVEALVEAETLIVNLDRLGSKVPDSKRRARTFEPTEAVKLVPVDPTCSNDRALRINATLDSK; encoded by the coding sequence atggtgatccccaactacacctacctcaagctcaagatgctaggccccaaTGGCATCATTACTGTCGAGTCCATGTATgagcatgcatatgactgcgatgtcgaatgcatcgagtacgtcgaggctctcgtggaggccgagaccctcatcgtcaacctcgaccgacttggtagTAAAGTgcccgactccaagcgtcgtgctaggactttcgagcccacagaggccgtcaagctcgtcccggtcgaccccacctgctccaacgaccgggcgctgaggatcaacgccaccctcgacagcaaatag